A window of the Cystobacter fuscus genome harbors these coding sequences:
- a CDS encoding ATP-binding protein, whose amino-acid sequence MKTSVVEDSSRDRTSAEEVLSGGGDTGALMRALDWSKTPLGPVESWPQSLRSAISICLGSGFPINLYWGPEYVMLYNDGYAPIAGGKHPWALGRGAREVWPELWDSIGESFARVLATGEATYLEDSLLLMHRHGYTEECYFNYTLSPIRGESGRVEGIFNAVMETTYRVINARRNQVLRELGERVVLARSARDACTLAASTLGSSIADVTFCALYLVEDGHSDARLVAEAGLSAGAFPAGLPLEAGPHASWPLAEARSSGRVQEVRGLPERLGFAPPGGNWPEPTHAALVAPFLPAGAGEASGFLIMGASPRRAIDEDYLQFAERAAALVARAVSTATAFEVERKRAEALAELDRAKTVFFSNVSHEFRTPLTLMLGPTEDALASPDPVLRGPALEMVHRNELRLLKLVNTLLDFSRIEAGRIEASFVPMDLAELTRELASTFRSAVERAGLRLRVECAPLPVPVYVDRDMWEKIVLNLLSNALKFTFAGEISVRLEARGSHVELTVRDTGTGIPPEAMPRLFERFHRVQGARSRTHEGSGIGLALVRELVAQHGGSVRAESTLGEGTTFFVSLPTGHAHLPPERLGTPRALASTASRADAYVEEALRWVGAEGGPSSVPVKASPGERAQPLPGEGARILLADDNADMREYVSRLLGERWRVEAVADGRRALEAALREPPELVLTDVMMPGLDGFGLLRALRAEERTRSVPVIMLSARAGEEAHVEGLEAGADDYLIKPFSARELLARVGARLEISRLRRATEEQIRQLNAQLELKVLERTAQLQESNQELESFSYSVSHDLRAPLRHILGFAELLGKSAGGSLDDKSRRYLRTIMESAQKGGQLVDDLLAFSRLGRGELKRTRVDLVPLVDDLRAELAPEAEGRRVLWHVAPLPLVLGDPALLRLVLKNLLSNCLKYTRPRSEALIELSSEESPREVVIHVRDNGVGFEMQYVDKLFGVFQRLHTSEQFEGTGIGLANVRRIISRHGGRVWAEGAVDEGATFHFTLPKASPPEAETSTT is encoded by the coding sequence ATGAAGACGTCCGTTGTCGAGGACTCCTCTCGCGATCGCACCTCCGCCGAGGAGGTCCTCTCGGGAGGAGGCGACACGGGGGCTCTGATGCGTGCCCTGGACTGGTCGAAGACTCCCCTGGGTCCCGTCGAGTCCTGGCCCCAGAGCTTGCGCTCGGCCATCAGCATCTGCCTGGGCTCGGGCTTCCCCATCAACCTCTACTGGGGCCCGGAATACGTGATGCTGTACAACGATGGCTATGCCCCCATCGCCGGAGGCAAGCACCCATGGGCGCTCGGCAGGGGCGCGCGCGAGGTGTGGCCCGAGCTCTGGGACTCCATCGGGGAATCGTTCGCGCGGGTGTTAGCGACCGGCGAGGCGACGTACCTCGAGGACAGCCTCCTGCTCATGCACCGCCATGGCTACACCGAGGAGTGCTACTTCAACTACACCCTCAGCCCCATCCGGGGCGAGAGCGGCCGGGTCGAGGGCATCTTCAACGCGGTGATGGAGACGACCTACCGGGTCATCAACGCGCGGCGCAACCAGGTGCTGCGCGAGCTGGGAGAGCGGGTGGTCCTGGCTCGCTCGGCCCGGGACGCCTGCACCCTGGCCGCGAGCACGCTGGGCTCGTCCATCGCGGACGTGACCTTCTGCGCGCTCTACCTCGTGGAGGATGGGCACTCCGATGCGCGGCTCGTCGCGGAGGCGGGACTTTCCGCGGGCGCCTTCCCGGCGGGGCTCCCGCTGGAGGCCGGGCCACACGCTTCCTGGCCCCTGGCCGAGGCTCGGAGCTCGGGCCGTGTGCAGGAGGTGAGGGGACTGCCCGAGCGGCTCGGCTTCGCGCCCCCCGGCGGCAACTGGCCGGAGCCCACTCACGCGGCGCTGGTGGCGCCCTTCCTGCCGGCTGGAGCGGGCGAGGCGTCGGGGTTTCTCATCATGGGGGCCAGCCCCCGCCGGGCCATCGACGAGGACTACCTCCAGTTCGCCGAGCGCGCGGCGGCGCTCGTGGCCCGCGCCGTGTCGACCGCCACGGCGTTCGAGGTCGAGCGCAAGCGGGCCGAGGCGCTCGCGGAACTCGATCGCGCCAAGACGGTCTTCTTCTCCAACGTGAGCCACGAGTTCCGCACGCCGCTCACGCTGATGCTCGGTCCCACCGAGGACGCGCTCGCGTCGCCGGACCCGGTGCTGCGCGGCCCGGCGCTGGAGATGGTCCACCGCAACGAGCTGCGGTTGTTGAAGCTGGTCAACACGCTGCTCGACTTCAGCCGCATCGAGGCGGGCCGCATCGAGGCCTCCTTCGTCCCCATGGACCTGGCGGAGCTGACGCGCGAGCTGGCGAGTACCTTCCGCTCGGCGGTGGAGCGCGCCGGACTGCGCCTGCGCGTGGAGTGCGCGCCGCTGCCCGTGCCCGTCTACGTCGACCGCGACATGTGGGAGAAGATCGTGCTCAATCTCCTCTCCAACGCGCTCAAGTTCACGTTCGCCGGGGAGATCTCCGTGCGCCTGGAGGCCCGGGGCTCGCACGTGGAGCTCACCGTCCGCGACACGGGCACCGGCATCCCGCCCGAGGCGATGCCCAGGCTCTTCGAGCGCTTCCATCGCGTGCAGGGCGCGCGCTCGCGCACCCACGAGGGCAGCGGCATCGGCCTGGCGCTGGTGCGCGAGCTCGTGGCGCAGCATGGTGGCTCCGTCCGGGCCGAGAGCACCCTGGGCGAGGGCACCACCTTCTTCGTCTCGCTGCCCACCGGGCACGCGCACCTGCCGCCCGAGCGCCTCGGGACTCCCCGGGCGCTCGCCTCGACGGCCTCCCGGGCCGACGCCTATGTCGAGGAGGCGCTGCGCTGGGTGGGCGCCGAGGGCGGGCCGTCCTCCGTGCCGGTCAAGGCTTCCCCCGGGGAGCGTGCCCAGCCCCTGCCCGGTGAGGGCGCGCGCATCCTGCTCGCCGACGACAACGCGGACATGCGCGAGTACGTCTCCCGACTGCTGGGCGAGCGCTGGCGGGTGGAGGCGGTGGCGGATGGTCGGCGGGCCCTGGAAGCCGCGCTGCGCGAGCCGCCCGAGCTGGTCCTCACGGATGTGATGATGCCGGGACTGGATGGCTTCGGGCTGCTGCGCGCGCTCCGGGCCGAGGAGCGCACGCGGTCGGTGCCCGTCATCATGTTGTCCGCCCGCGCCGGCGAGGAGGCGCACGTCGAGGGCCTGGAGGCGGGCGCCGATGACTACCTCATCAAGCCCTTCTCCGCGCGCGAGCTGCTGGCGCGCGTGGGCGCCCGGCTGGAGATCTCCCGGCTGCGCCGCGCCACCGAGGAGCAGATCCGTCAGCTCAACGCGCAGCTCGAGCTCAAGGTGCTCGAGCGCACCGCCCAGCTCCAGGAGTCCAACCAGGAGTTGGAGAGCTTCAGCTACTCGGTGAGCCACGACCTGCGCGCGCCGCTGCGTCACATCCTGGGCTTCGCCGAGCTGCTCGGCAAGAGCGCCGGGGGGAGCCTCGACGACAAGTCGCGGCGCTACCTGCGCACCATCATGGAGTCGGCCCAGAAGGGCGGCCAGCTCGTGGATGATCTGCTCGCCTTCAGCCGCCTGGGGCGGGGCGAGCTCAAGCGCACCCGGGTGGATCTGGTACCTCTGGTGGACGACCTCCGCGCGGAGCTGGCTCCCGAGGCCGAGGGGCGTCGGGTGCTCTGGCACGTGGCGCCCCTGCCCCTGGTGCTGGGCGACCCCGCGCTCCTGCGGCTGGTCCTCAAGAACCTGCTGTCCAACTGCCTCAAGTACACGCGGCCCCGGAGCGAGGCCCTCATCGAGCTGTCCTCCGAGGAGTCCCCCCGCGAGGTGGTCATCCACGTGCGTGACAACGGCGTGGGCTTCGAGATGCAGTACGTGGACAAGCTCTTCGGCGTCTTCCAACGCCTGCACACGTCCGAGCAGTTCGAGGGAACGGGAATCGGCCTGGCGAACGTGCGACGCATCATCTCCCGACACGGCGGCCGCGTCTGGGCCGAAGGGGCCGTGGACGAGGGAGCCACCTTCCACTTCACCCTGCCCAAGGCGAGCCCGCCCGAAGCGGAGACCTCCACGACATGA
- the mmsA gene encoding CoA-acylating methylmalonate-semialdehyde dehydrogenase yields the protein MSFVQLPESPVSCRNLVGGEWLVPRDVPLAEVISPYTGGIIGRVPMTSEAGVAQAVEAARAAVPGWRATPLRERTTLMARFRSLLESQLDRLSHLAASEAGKTVAEARAGLLKGLEVCDFALSLQNLDAGGAMEVSRGITCEFRREPLGVVAGITPFNFPAMVPMWMIPIALTVGNCFILKPSEKVPLTACALGELLVEAGLPRGVFSVVHGGREAVEALVAHPDVRAVAFVGSSAVARRVYAEGSARGKRVLALGGAKNHLIVAPDADEALTSQAVVDSFTGCAGQRCMAASVMLAVGNVDHILEQVRERASRLECGPGMGAIIDRASLTRLETAIATAEKAGARVVLDGRGKRPAGESWAGGHWLGPTILDGVRPDMEAAQRELFGPVLSIVRVPTLSAALEVENASPYGNAASIFTTNGAVAQAVVEGARVGMVGVNVGVPVPREPFSFGGTGESKFGHGDITGVASLGFWTDLKKVTRKWSTRTDGSWMS from the coding sequence GTGTCCTTCGTCCAGTTGCCCGAGAGCCCCGTTAGCTGCCGCAACCTCGTGGGGGGCGAGTGGCTCGTTCCACGAGACGTCCCGCTCGCCGAGGTGATCAGCCCCTATACCGGAGGCATCATCGGCCGGGTGCCGATGACGTCCGAGGCGGGCGTGGCCCAGGCGGTGGAAGCGGCGCGGGCGGCGGTGCCTGGCTGGCGCGCCACGCCCCTGCGCGAGCGCACCACGCTCATGGCGCGCTTCCGCTCGCTGCTCGAGTCCCAGTTGGATCGCCTGTCCCATCTGGCCGCCAGCGAGGCGGGCAAGACGGTGGCCGAGGCGCGCGCGGGCCTGCTCAAGGGCCTGGAGGTGTGTGACTTCGCGCTGTCGCTGCAGAACCTGGATGCCGGCGGCGCCATGGAGGTGAGCCGCGGCATCACCTGCGAGTTCCGCCGCGAGCCCCTGGGCGTGGTGGCGGGCATCACCCCGTTCAACTTCCCCGCCATGGTGCCGATGTGGATGATTCCCATCGCGCTCACGGTGGGCAACTGCTTCATCCTCAAGCCCTCGGAGAAGGTGCCGCTCACGGCGTGCGCGCTCGGGGAGCTGCTGGTGGAGGCGGGCCTGCCGCGTGGCGTGTTCTCCGTGGTGCACGGCGGACGCGAGGCGGTGGAGGCCCTGGTGGCCCATCCGGACGTGCGCGCGGTGGCCTTCGTGGGCTCGTCCGCGGTGGCGCGGCGCGTGTACGCGGAAGGCAGCGCGCGGGGCAAGCGCGTGCTGGCGCTCGGTGGCGCGAAGAACCACCTCATCGTCGCGCCGGACGCGGACGAGGCCCTCACCTCGCAGGCCGTGGTGGACTCCTTCACCGGGTGCGCGGGCCAGCGCTGCATGGCGGCGAGCGTGATGCTCGCGGTGGGGAACGTGGATCACATCCTCGAGCAGGTGCGCGAGCGCGCCTCGCGGCTGGAGTGTGGCCCTGGCATGGGCGCCATCATCGACCGGGCGAGCCTCACGCGGCTGGAGACGGCCATTGCCACGGCGGAGAAGGCCGGCGCGCGGGTGGTGCTGGACGGACGCGGCAAGCGTCCCGCGGGCGAGTCCTGGGCGGGGGGCCACTGGCTCGGTCCGACCATCCTCGACGGGGTGCGCCCGGACATGGAGGCGGCGCAGCGCGAGCTGTTCGGCCCGGTGCTGTCCATCGTGCGCGTGCCCACCCTGTCCGCGGCGCTCGAGGTGGAGAACGCCTCGCCCTATGGCAACGCGGCCTCCATCTTCACCACCAACGGCGCGGTGGCGCAGGCGGTGGTCGAGGGAGCACGCGTGGGCATGGTCGGCGTCAACGTGGGCGTGCCCGTGCCCCGCGAGCCCTTCTCCTTCGGCGGTACTGGCGAGTCCAAGTTCGGTCATGGCGACATCACGGGTGTCGCGAGCCTCGGCTTCTGGACGGACCTCAAGAAGGTCACCCGGAAGTGGAGCACCCGCACCGACGGCAGCTGGATGAGCTGA
- a CDS encoding DNA-methyltransferase: MSHYRLAHGDAVEWLRTLPAASVDLVITDPAYESLEKHRAVGTTTRLKRGKGSTNAWFPIFPNARFPELFQGLWRVMKRDSHFYLFCDAETMFIARPLAEAAGFRFWKPLVWDKQHIGMGYHYRARYEFILFFEKGRRRLSDLGVADVLSVPRIHRGYPTEKPAGLSEVLIRQSSEPGDVVVDPFMGSGSVGVAAARLGRDFLGTDLCVEARVLTEARLHAEGARPREHAEPPRFMLQSG, translated from the coding sequence ATGTCCCACTATCGCCTCGCGCACGGTGACGCCGTCGAATGGCTCCGGACCCTCCCGGCGGCCTCGGTCGATCTCGTCATCACGGATCCCGCCTACGAGTCCCTGGAGAAGCACCGCGCGGTGGGCACCACGACACGCCTCAAGCGGGGCAAGGGCTCGACCAACGCCTGGTTCCCCATCTTCCCGAACGCGCGCTTCCCGGAGCTGTTCCAGGGGCTGTGGCGGGTGATGAAGCGCGACTCGCACTTCTATCTCTTCTGTGACGCGGAGACGATGTTCATCGCCCGGCCGCTCGCGGAAGCCGCGGGCTTCCGGTTCTGGAAGCCACTGGTGTGGGACAAGCAGCACATTGGAATGGGCTACCACTACCGGGCCCGCTACGAGTTCATCCTCTTCTTCGAGAAGGGCCGGCGGCGCTTGAGCGACCTGGGCGTGGCGGACGTGCTGAGCGTGCCGCGCATCCACCGGGGCTACCCGACGGAGAAGCCCGCCGGCTTGAGCGAGGTGCTCATCCGCCAGAGCAGCGAGCCCGGGGACGTGGTGGTGGACCCGTTCATGGGCTCGGGCTCGGTGGGCGTGGCGGCGGCGCGGCTCGGCCGGGACTTCCTCGGCACGGACCTCTGTGTCGAGGCGCGGGTGCTCACCGAGGCGCGCCTGCACGCGGAAGGAGCGCGGCCCCGGGAGCACGCCGAGCCCCCGCGGTTCATGCTCCAGAGCGGCTGA
- a CDS encoding ATP-binding protein, protein MRIPDPLASEVAPSSTGRPLSVLMLEDSALDAELIHARLQDGGLTAHVVRVDTQEAFTAALGRERFDVILCDYSVPGFGGTAALATARQACPDTPFLFVSGALGEDRAIELLKSGATDYVLKDRLERLVPSVERALREAQGAAERERAEVALRQSEERYRLATLATSDAVWDWDLLTHVVQWNDAVETLFGYSREEIRQDASWWERAIHPEDRERVKRGIQTAVSTGARRWQEQFRFRRKDGRYTHVVDRGHVSHDASGRPVRMVGVMQDVSAQKEVEAVLSRQARLSQLMADVGLALTRGSHRRDMLGRCVEAMVRHLDAAFARVWLLEEAVALLVPEASAGTSAPPEELFGQVPLGSPLLVGRLARTRTPAVPTPPGADAREAELEWVAREGLGGLVGHPLRVGDKTLGVVVVVARAPFTQGCLDTLQHAADSIALGLERLRAEEDVARLLEGEKAARTAAEEASRLKDEFLATVSHELRTPLTAMLGWVRLLRMGGLSEDKRERALETVERNARAQAQLIEDLLDVSRIMVGKLKLDVVPVELSSVVAQALEVVRPAADAKNIQVRLVLDASCRVMGDAQRLQQVAWNLLANAVKFTPQSGQVRVEMARRGALVHLTVTDTGEGISPDFLPHVFERFRQADGSTTRRFGGLGLGLSIVRHLVEMHGGTVAVASEGVGRGATFTVDLPEASSSRRANTPLPGDPRRAGALASDACPPELIGLHVLVVEEDADTRELLRTWLESCQARVSVAASAREALEALARLSPDVLLSDLGGPEGEGEALIRWVRSLPVEAGGGIPAAALTAFARTEERTRVLRAGFNSHVPKPVDPLELFAVLASLSGRGARGGAR, encoded by the coding sequence ATGCGCATCCCGGATCCGCTGGCCTCCGAGGTGGCTCCGTCCAGCACGGGGCGCCCGCTCTCCGTGCTGATGCTGGAGGACAGCGCGCTGGACGCCGAGCTCATCCACGCCCGCCTGCAGGACGGTGGCCTGACGGCGCACGTGGTGCGGGTGGACACCCAGGAGGCGTTCACCGCCGCGCTCGGCCGTGAGCGCTTCGATGTCATCCTCTGCGACTACAGCGTCCCGGGCTTTGGCGGCACCGCCGCGCTCGCCACGGCGCGCCAGGCCTGTCCCGACACGCCCTTCCTCTTCGTCTCGGGCGCGCTGGGCGAGGACCGGGCCATCGAGCTGCTCAAGAGCGGCGCCACGGACTACGTCCTCAAGGATCGGCTCGAGCGCCTGGTGCCCAGCGTCGAGCGCGCCCTGCGCGAGGCCCAGGGCGCCGCCGAGCGCGAGCGCGCCGAGGTGGCGCTGCGTCAGTCCGAGGAGCGCTACCGCCTGGCCACCCTGGCCACCTCGGATGCCGTCTGGGATTGGGACCTGCTCACCCACGTGGTGCAGTGGAACGACGCCGTGGAGACGCTCTTCGGCTACTCGAGGGAGGAGATCCGCCAGGATGCCTCCTGGTGGGAAAGGGCCATCCACCCCGAGGATCGCGAGCGCGTGAAGCGGGGCATCCAGACCGCCGTCTCCACGGGGGCGCGGCGCTGGCAGGAGCAGTTCCGCTTCCGCCGCAAGGATGGCCGCTACACCCACGTGGTGGACCGGGGCCACGTCTCCCATGACGCCTCGGGCCGGCCGGTGCGCATGGTGGGCGTGATGCAGGACGTCTCCGCGCAGAAGGAGGTGGAGGCGGTGCTGTCGCGCCAGGCCCGCCTCAGCCAGTTGATGGCGGACGTGGGGCTGGCGCTCACCCGGGGCTCGCACCGGCGGGACATGCTGGGGCGGTGTGTCGAGGCCATGGTGCGGCACCTGGACGCGGCGTTTGCCCGGGTGTGGTTGCTCGAGGAGGCCGTGGCGTTGCTCGTGCCCGAGGCCAGCGCGGGCACGTCCGCTCCACCCGAGGAGCTGTTCGGCCAGGTGCCGCTCGGCTCGCCGCTGCTGGTGGGTCGTCTGGCCCGGACGCGCACGCCCGCCGTGCCCACTCCTCCTGGGGCGGACGCGCGGGAGGCGGAGCTGGAGTGGGTGGCGCGCGAGGGCCTGGGGGGCCTGGTGGGCCATCCGCTGCGCGTGGGGGACAAGACGCTGGGCGTGGTGGTGGTGGTGGCGCGAGCGCCCTTCACCCAGGGCTGCCTCGACACCCTCCAGCACGCCGCGGACAGCATCGCCCTGGGGCTGGAGCGGCTGCGCGCGGAGGAGGACGTCGCGCGCCTGCTCGAAGGCGAGAAGGCCGCGCGCACCGCCGCCGAGGAGGCCAGCCGCCTCAAGGACGAGTTCCTCGCCACGGTGAGCCATGAGCTGCGCACGCCCCTCACCGCCATGCTCGGCTGGGTGCGCCTGTTGCGCATGGGCGGCCTGTCCGAGGACAAGCGCGAGCGCGCCCTGGAGACCGTGGAGCGCAACGCGCGCGCCCAGGCCCAGCTCATCGAGGATCTGCTCGATGTGAGCCGCATCATGGTGGGCAAGCTCAAGCTGGACGTGGTGCCGGTGGAGCTCTCGTCCGTGGTGGCGCAGGCGCTCGAGGTGGTGCGCCCCGCCGCGGATGCGAAGAACATCCAGGTGCGGCTCGTGCTCGACGCCTCGTGCCGGGTGATGGGGGACGCGCAGCGGCTGCAACAGGTGGCGTGGAACCTGCTCGCCAACGCGGTGAAGTTCACGCCCCAGTCGGGCCAGGTGCGGGTGGAGATGGCCCGGCGCGGCGCGCTCGTGCACCTCACCGTGACGGACACCGGCGAGGGCATCTCCCCGGACTTCCTGCCGCATGTCTTCGAGCGCTTCCGTCAGGCCGATGGCAGCACCACGCGCAGGTTCGGCGGACTCGGACTGGGCCTGTCCATCGTGCGCCACCTGGTGGAGATGCATGGGGGCACGGTGGCCGTCGCGAGCGAAGGCGTGGGCCGCGGGGCCACCTTCACGGTGGACCTGCCCGAGGCCTCGTCCTCTCGCCGGGCGAACACCCCGCTCCCCGGCGATCCGCGGCGGGCGGGAGCGCTTGCCTCCGACGCCTGCCCTCCCGAACTCATCGGCCTGCACGTGCTCGTGGTGGAGGAGGACGCGGACACCCGGGAGCTGCTGCGCACGTGGCTGGAGTCCTGTCAGGCCCGTGTCTCGGTGGCCGCCTCCGCCCGCGAGGCCCTCGAGGCGCTCGCGCGCCTGTCCCCCGACGTCCTGCTGTCCGACCTCGGGGGGCCGGAAGGCGAGGGCGAGGCCCTCATCCGGTGGGTGCGCTCCCTGCCCGTGGAAGCCGGAGGCGGCATCCCCGCGGCGGCCCTCACCGCCTTCGCTCGCACCGAGGAGCGCACGCGGGTGCTGCGCGCCGGCTTCAACAGCCACGTGCCCAAGCCCGTGGATCCGCTCGAGTTGTTCGCCGTCCTGGCCTCCCTCTCCGGACGGGGCGCCCGGGGCGGCGCGCGGTGA
- a CDS encoding response regulator, translated as MSTLKRILLVEDSDNDVQLTLAALEETHLANEVDVVKDGQQALDYLFRRGPFVARGEEHPAVVLLDLKLPKLNGLEVLARLKGDSELKTIPVVMLTSSREEPDLKRAYGLGVNAYVVKPVGFNAFTSALKELGLFWAILNEPPPGTVRKDSR; from the coding sequence ATGAGTACCCTCAAGCGCATCCTTCTCGTCGAGGACAGTGACAACGACGTGCAATTGACCCTCGCCGCCCTCGAGGAGACGCACCTGGCCAACGAGGTGGACGTGGTCAAGGACGGCCAGCAGGCGCTCGACTACCTCTTCCGCCGTGGGCCCTTCGTGGCTCGTGGCGAGGAGCACCCGGCGGTGGTGCTGCTGGACCTGAAGCTGCCCAAGTTGAATGGCCTCGAGGTGCTCGCCCGGCTCAAGGGCGATTCCGAGCTCAAGACGATTCCCGTGGTGATGCTCACCTCGTCCCGGGAGGAGCCGGACCTCAAGCGCGCCTATGGGCTGGGCGTCAACGCCTACGTGGTGAAGCCGGTGGGGTTCAACGCCTTCACCTCCGCGCTCAAGGAGCTGGGGCTGTTCTGGGCCATCCTCAACGAGCCTCCTCCAGGCACGGTGCGCAAGGACAGCCGCTGA
- a CDS encoding cytochrome P450: protein MSIAARQSHPRSLESETLFDPTPRRALGEEGPVYWSEASRGWIIRGHEDVLGCLRDSRLGASYEELLDVRLRGLSPELAGALRETFAAHPWDGREAAPLRRQAAPGFTPQVLDDCRPIIRGLATRLVRRGGQDRMDAVRAVCAPLPALVLAEVFALPERDREPFLAWAWQLADFHSLAADADRGALARAALGATRGLLSWLTPLLEERRRAPGEDLLSRMLQIEQPGARTAVQRVSTLALLLVCELGFVTDQLGNVLHEVLARPELWRMLRVDRSRIRPAVEEALRFQPARPLLSRVVGETLTLRGRTLRPGEAVFLDVATANRDPQVFTTPERFDLQRDATRQKHMTFGFGLHHRLDAGLIRHQLECVLEVLLEEFPGLRLDEDRPPRLKRHGPLVRGFETLPVRW, encoded by the coding sequence ATGTCGATTGCGGCCCGTCAGTCCCACCCCCGTTCGCTCGAGAGCGAGACCTTGTTCGATCCGACGCCGCGCCGGGCGTTGGGGGAAGAAGGGCCGGTGTACTGGTCGGAGGCGTCGCGGGGCTGGATCATCCGTGGGCACGAGGACGTGCTGGGCTGCCTGCGCGACTCGCGGCTGGGCGCCTCGTATGAGGAGCTGCTCGACGTGCGGCTGCGGGGGCTGAGCCCCGAGCTGGCCGGGGCCCTGCGCGAGACGTTCGCCGCGCATCCGTGGGATGGACGCGAGGCCGCGCCGCTGCGCCGTCAGGCCGCTCCGGGCTTCACGCCCCAGGTGCTCGACGACTGTCGTCCGATCATCCGCGGCCTCGCGACGCGGCTGGTGCGGCGGGGTGGGCAGGACCGGATGGACGCGGTACGGGCGGTGTGCGCGCCCCTGCCCGCGCTCGTGCTCGCCGAGGTGTTCGCCCTTCCCGAGCGGGACCGGGAGCCCTTCCTCGCCTGGGCATGGCAGCTCGCGGACTTCCACTCACTGGCCGCGGACGCGGATCGGGGCGCCCTGGCGCGGGCGGCCCTGGGGGCGACGCGTGGCTTGCTCTCCTGGCTCACCCCCCTGCTCGAGGAGCGGCGCCGGGCACCCGGCGAGGATCTGCTCAGTCGGATGCTCCAGATCGAGCAGCCGGGAGCGCGCACCGCGGTGCAGCGGGTGTCCACGCTCGCCCTGCTGCTCGTCTGCGAGCTCGGGTTCGTGACGGATCAGCTCGGCAATGTGTTGCATGAGGTGCTCGCGCGTCCCGAGCTCTGGCGCATGCTCCGGGTGGATCGCTCGAGGATCCGGCCGGCCGTGGAGGAGGCGCTGCGCTTCCAGCCCGCGCGGCCCCTGCTGTCCCGCGTCGTCGGGGAGACCCTCACGCTGCGCGGGCGCACCCTGCGACCGGGCGAGGCGGTGTTCCTGGACGTGGCCACCGCCAACCGGGATCCCCAGGTCTTCACCACGCCGGAACGCTTCGATCTCCAGCGGGACGCCACCCGGCAGAAGCACATGACGTTTGGTTTCGGACTGCACCACCGTCTGGACGCGGGGCTCATCCGTCACCAGCTGGAGTGCGTCCTCGAGGTGCTGTTGGAGGAGTTCCCCGGCCTGCGCCTGGACGAGGATCGCCCGCCCCGGCTCAAGCGTCACGGTCCGCTGGTGCGAGGCTTCGAGACCCTGCCCGTGCGGTGGTGA
- a CDS encoding GTP cyclohydrolase II: MPDKKVSNHIRLTSHPDSDTQVLPIRWGDPDPLRRGPVIATLTEPAHRNVVGTHSGSYAIYRAIAVAAGQLTQDHRADLTNTAPAVQVGPYKSWGDPNRIVSLDPWGAVAPQVFQNYVQQGMDIRPSIAITRAHINMPELRDAITAGRLKPDGKILCANGDVTVVKAALEPVWYLPGIARRFGLTEAALRRGLFEQTGGMFPELITRSDLDVFLPPIGGQTLYFFGDMDTIPNPDVPLAVRVHDECNGSDVFGSDICTCRPYLTHGIEVCIQTAQEGGAGVIAYSRKEGRALGEVTKFLVYNARKRQEGGDSAATYFHRTECVAGVQDMRFQELMPDALHWLGITRIHRFVSMSDMKHDAIVNSGIEILERVPIPEELIPADAKVEMEAKKAAGYFTTGKVATESELQAVKGRALDA, encoded by the coding sequence ATGCCCGACAAGAAGGTCAGCAACCACATTCGTCTCACGTCCCACCCCGACAGCGACACGCAGGTCCTCCCCATCCGCTGGGGAGACCCGGACCCCCTGCGCCGGGGCCCCGTCATCGCCACGCTGACCGAGCCCGCGCACCGCAACGTCGTCGGCACGCACTCGGGCTCCTACGCCATCTACCGCGCCATCGCCGTGGCCGCGGGCCAGCTCACGCAGGACCACCGCGCGGACCTCACCAACACGGCGCCCGCCGTGCAGGTGGGCCCCTACAAGTCCTGGGGCGATCCCAACCGCATCGTGTCCCTGGACCCGTGGGGCGCCGTGGCGCCGCAGGTCTTCCAGAACTACGTGCAGCAGGGCATGGACATCCGGCCCTCCATCGCCATCACTCGCGCGCACATCAACATGCCGGAGCTGCGTGACGCCATCACCGCGGGCCGCCTCAAGCCGGATGGGAAGATCCTCTGCGCCAACGGCGACGTGACGGTGGTGAAGGCGGCCCTCGAGCCGGTGTGGTACCTGCCGGGAATCGCCAGGCGCTTCGGGCTGACCGAGGCGGCGCTGCGCCGTGGCCTCTTCGAGCAGACGGGCGGCATGTTCCCCGAGCTCATCACCCGCTCGGACCTGGACGTGTTCCTGCCGCCCATCGGCGGCCAGACGCTCTACTTCTTCGGGGACATGGACACCATTCCCAACCCCGACGTCCCGCTCGCGGTGCGCGTGCACGACGAGTGCAACGGCTCGGACGTGTTCGGCAGCGACATCTGCACCTGCCGGCCCTACCTCACGCATGGCATCGAAGTCTGCATCCAGACGGCGCAGGAGGGTGGCGCGGGCGTCATCGCCTACTCGCGCAAGGAGGGCCGCGCGCTCGGCGAGGTGACGAAGTTCCTCGTGTACAACGCGCGCAAGCGCCAGGAGGGCGGTGACTCGGCCGCCACCTACTTCCATCGCACCGAGTGCGTGGCGGGCGTGCAGGACATGCGCTTCCAGGAACTGATGCCGGACGCGCTGCACTGGCTGGGCATCACCCGCATCCACCGCTTCGTGTCCATGAGCGACATGAAGCACGACGCCATCGTCAACTCCGGTATCGAGATCCTCGAGCGCGTGCCCATTCCGGAGGAGCTCATCCCCGCGGACGCCAAGGTGGAGATGGAGGCGAAGAAGGCCGCCGGCTACTTCACCACCGGCAAGGTGGCCACCGAGTCGGAGCTGCAGGCGGTGAAGGGCAGGGCGCTCGATGCCTGA